The Bos mutus isolate GX-2022 chromosome 29, NWIPB_WYAK_1.1, whole genome shotgun sequence genome includes the window AGGGCAGCCTGGGCCTCACGGCCAGGCTTGTCAAGGGAGGACAGTCAGTGCCGGGGCCTCAGCGGGGCCCCGGGGATCTTTGAGGCCCAGcgcgcgtgctcagtcactcagtcctgcctgactctttacaactctatggactgtacctgccaggctcctctgtccatgggatttccctatgtccatgggatttcccaggcaagaatacttcccTAGGGTGTCTTCCCCACCCGGGGGTCGAACGTACgtctcctgagcctcctgcattggcaggcagattctttaccacggcaccatctgggaagccaaggAGATCTGATTTGTCACCAGGGTCACTGCATCCATGTAGCAGCGAAAAGAGACTTGGCTGAGCCCAGGGGTGGAGGTCTTAAGGGTAGCACAGCAGAGACCTGGGGACCAGGGTGAGAGTTACATTGCATTCACCTGTGTTTGACTTAGATGTGGTTGATGCTGTTCTCCCTGTACATCTGATGAGGAAACCAGaggcaaaaaattaaagaacttgCATTTGGTTGCACAATTAattagaggcttcccaggtggctcagtggtaaagaatccacctgccaatacaggggacacaggttggatccctggattggaaagatcacctagagcaggaaatggcaacccactccagtattcttgcctggaaaattccatggacagaggagtcatggagttgcagagtcagacatgactgagtgcacacgcgcgcgcgcacacacacacacacacacacacacgcacgtctACAAAACTTGAAGCTTTTTTCCAGATAGGACACTGGTGAGTGTTAATCTGCAGGGCTGTGGTTTTCTTCCATCCTTTGCTTTCTGAAGAAGCCCAGTTGGGCACAGTCTCCAAAtccttccaccccctccccccacccgctGCCAGATTCTGAAAGTCCCTGATCCAGGAGTCATGAGCCATTTACCAGTTGGAAAACATTGCTACCACCAAGCTTGTCTATGTGGGTCACTGTGGCAGTCCCTGGGAATAAccccagattccctggagaatcccttgtgACTCCCTGCCCCCGTGCACCCCGTGTCTGGAAGTAGGAGCCAGACAGACCACACAGTAGAGGAGCCGGAAAGCCAGGCTAAAGAGTTGGAGCTTCATTCTTCCCCAagctttaagctttttattttgtacagaGCTTCATACTTAATGGAATGGAGAGCCACTGAGAAATGTTCAGCCTGGTGACGGCAGGGTACATGTACCTTCATTCTCTTCAGAAGATGAACTACGAGGCAGTGGAGAGATGGAGATAGACCAGAAGTCCAGGGGCGAAGTGAGAAGGGTCCTGGCAGCCCAACCTGAGTTCAGCCTCTGATGTAACACCCTTCATTTCACAAACTTGAGCCTTCATAACATGCTTGTGGGGAAGTGATTTGGGGTTTGGAGGCAGATCGCTAGAGAGGGCAGACCGAGCCTCCAGTGTCCTGGCTCTTTGATTCAAGGAGCCCAGGGATAGAATGGGGTTtccaggccccctcccctccttccccaccttctccaggggatctttaagAAGACAAGGCTCTGGCCTTTCTCCTGGGCTGGAGTCCACGATGAGCTCTCTTTTTCCATGTACTTCCTGGCTCCTGGATGCTGAGTCGGCTCAGCTGATGCTCTGCTGGGGAAGCAGTGACTCAGGAGGACACAGTGGCCCTCCCCAAGATCCTCAGGAGAAGAGGGGAATGGGGCGGTCAGTGGAAACTTCAGTGGTTCCTGGCTGACCTGTGTTTTCCACCCCAGATCAGTGCATGGGATGagaagtgggggtgggagagggctgTGTGATGCGTGAGccacaatggaaagagtgacccTTCTGTCTGGAGGAATGGACTAGAATAGAGCCAGGCAGAGGACCTGGGTCCTGTCAACTGGCTTTTCCTCTGCTGCCACATTTCCCTCTATGTTTTGGACTCTGCTCCTACTGGACAGTAGCAGGCACCATTTCTGCAGTGttctaggcttctctggtggctcagacggtaaagaatctgcctgcaacacaggagacctgagttcggtccctgggtggggaagatcccctagagaagggaatggctacccatttcagtattcatacctagagaatctcacagacagaggagcctggagggttacagtccatggggtggcaaagagtcagacacgactgagcagccaaCTAGGCTTAAGAGGAGTAGTTGACCTCGGTTTAAAGATAGACCCTTTCTGGAAGTTTGgaatcaacatgtacacactgatgTATTTAAAATGGGTGATGTATACGTATGGCTCCGTTCCTTCGCTGTTCACTGGAAACTacctcaacattgttaatcgactgtaccccaatacaaaatgtttctggtgttaaaaataataaaaaatttaaaagtaaaataaatggacaaccagcaaggacctactgtatagacagagaactctgctcagtgttatgtcgCAGGCTGGACAGGAAGGGAGTGTGGGGGAAaagggatacatgtgtatgtatggctgagccccttgcTGTTCACCTGGAACTATCACCACCTTGTTCATCAGCTCTGccccaaaacaaagcaaaaagttttttaaacaaaaagacaattggcatgcatcctcctcctcctggcttcCACCGTTTCTGGTATTTAAACACAGTCCTGTCTCCCTGCGCCcccatctctctcacacacacgcacacagaggcACCCTGATCTTAGGGAGGACAGGGAGAAGTAGAGGCGATGGGCAGTGACAAGAGCCACAGAGGGCACTTTGGTGCCGTCTAGGACGCCGCTGTTGGCCCAGCTCTGTTGGGAGGCCTCTGCCCTCGGGAGCAGGAACTCCGAGCACTCTGGCCTCTGGGCAcctgtccctcccctccccttggcCTCTGCCCCAAGCTTGTGTCTGGAGGGGAGCGTTGGTGGTGCTGCCAGAACGAGCACAGGTGGACTGCTTCCTGGACACAGTGGAGACAGTAGGCCTGGACTCTCTGCTAACCCAGATGCCCACCTTCCCCTGCAGGTACCGAGCCTTCATCCTGCTCATCACCTTCTTAATCTACACCTGCTATCACATGTCCCGGAAGCCCATCAGTGTCGTCAAGGTGAGTCTGGCCCGGGGGTAAGGAAGAATGCAGGACTGCTGGGCTCAGCAGAAATACGGAAATACTTCAGAAGCACAGCCCGGAGCTCAGTGAAGCACCGTCCTTGTCCCTTGTCTTGGTCACCAAGTCTGTCTCTTCCCCCTTGGCTGACTCCCACTTTCAGCAGTTCTTTTTCCCAGGAGAGTTTCCTGGGTTTCTTCACCAAGAGAGCGGTGTCGGGGAACTGGGGGTGGAACCAGAGAGCAGGACCCTTGGGTCCCCTGGGTGCTGCTCATAGACACCCCTTGCCCTTCACCAAGGCTCTGCCGTGGCCCCTTGCCAGACCGGGTGTCAGAGGAAGACGCAGGGAGTCCAGTGGGGACgggcagtggcctgctgtggtGGGGGAGGTTACTGGCTCCCTTGTGGGCTGGGTTGACTCTGGGGCCACCAGCTACCCCTGACCTGCACACCCGTTGCCTCTCCAGAGCCGTCTGCACCACAACTGCTCAGAGGTGATCCAGCCCGTCAACAGCACCCACAGTCTCAACGACACCACGTGGTGCAACTGGGCCCCCTTTGGTAAGAGCGGGGTGAGCCACTCCTCCCCACGCCTGCTCCCCATCCAGGCCCGGGAAGGGCTTCTTGCAGGGGGCATCCAGATAGCCAGCTTTCTGTCTCTCCCGTCTGCCTTCAGATAAGAGCAACTACAAGGAGTTACTGGGGGCCGTGGACAACGCCTTCCTCGTGGCCTATGCCATCGGCATGTTTATCAGGTAAGAGGCAGAGCCCATGTTGGCCTGTAGGGTGGTTCAGGCTGCTGTCTTCTCTACACCAACCTGGGGCCGTGGGGCCAGAGAGAAAGTTGTTGGAAATGAGACAAGCCTTCCACACATCCCGTCACCCGTAGCTGGCGTGTTGCCACCATCACCCAGCCTGCTCCTTCACCTGGCTGACTCCCTCTTTTAGTAACTCTCCTGCAAAGACCTTCCTGGATCTTCTTTTGAGTTTATTCACTCAGATGGCATGTCAACGGTGTGGCTGGAATATGGTCTGTCCTGGACAGGGATCCTTCACGGATAACCCGAAAGCTGAAAGCCCAGCATGGCTTTTATGTAGCAAGCATGATGTTTGTtcccaggaggtgggggtggctgAGGCTGGGTACTACCTCTAGAGAGCTCACAGCCTAGTGGAGTGACCGATGCTTCAGCAGCTACGTTATAAACAGTGTGGTGGCTCTGAGACAGAGGTGGCTACGTACGGAGCTCCAAGGAGTCGCTTAGTCTGAGCTGGGATTAGAAAAGAGGGGTCAGGAAAGGCTTCTTGGAGAAGATGACACTTGAACTGATGAAGAGAAATTGgacttgactcatttgaaaagatcctgatgctgggaaggattgaaggcgggaggagaaggggatgacagaggatgaaatggttgcatggcatcaccaactcaatggacaggagttggagcaaactccgggagttggtgatggacagggaggcctggcatgctgtagtccatggggtcacaaagagtcggacacgactgagcgactgaactgaactgaatagagacaagagtctttcccagtggctcagtgggtaaagaatccacctgcaaggcaagagacacaggagacaggtttgatccctgggtggggcgaTTTTCtcgaagaggaaatggcaaccctctcccaTATTCTTGTCtaaaaaattccttggacagaggagcctggagggctacagtccacagggtggcagaaagttagacatgactgagcacactcgcACAATGGAGTCATGGCTTGGTGAAATAAGGCAGGTGTAATTTGAAGCAGCATGACTGCACAGAGGgcagggggtggagtgggggactCCTAACAGGTTTACCAACATGTAAAATGCAGAAGACGGGGCTGAAGAACGAGGTCATTGTGTACTAGGCTGTGGGCTCAGGAGAGCCACTGagtgggtggctcagtgggtgtCATGTTCAGATCCACATGTCAGACAGATACTGAGAGGCTGACGGAGGTGGACTTGAGGGAGAGAAGGGCTGATTGGCTTttctggtaactcagatggtaaagaatctgcctgcaatgcggaagatgccctggagaagtgaatggcaacccactccagtattcttgcccatgggcaaaggagcccaactgggctatagtccatggggtcacaaagagttggacatgacggagtgactgacAGTTCACTTCAGGGCTGACTAGCAGGTCACACTAAGGAACAGATTTAATAGTAGCTCCAGCTGGGCTTGGAGGAAAGCTTGAGTTAGAATGGTATTATTAATAATAGAGATGGAGAGAAATGACGCGCTGGAGAGAAATAAGAGGAGCAGCAGGCAGGTCTTGGAGGTCGCTTGTGGAGGGTGGGCCGCAGGGACAGGAGACTGAGGTAGCTCGCTTCCGGCTTGAGTGGCCAAATGTGGGGATGCCATCGAGTCCACTGAGGGGCGCAGACATGGGGCAGGGTCTGGGAGGGGGGCAGAGGAGTCCAGTCTTTGGAGTTGTTGATTAGCAGCTATTTGGGAGGCAACGCAGtcaggatgtccagaagcaatGTGGATATGATCCTGGGAGAAAGTTCAGGGCTGTAGACACACAGCTGGGCtgtgtacatgtacatacatgACAGGTAAAACCATAAACGTGATGCGAGAGAGAATGCATGAGATGGACTGGTCAGCcaaaggggaagaagagggtcaCGGGGATGTTACAGAGGCCACTTTGCCGGGCACGTTGTGAGGCGTGTCGTCAAACAAAGCAGAGGCGCCTAGTGGCAACACAGAGGTCCCTGGTGGGGCCCTGGGGGAGCCAGGAGGCGGAGGGCAGGGGTGCGAGGTAGCCGAGATTAACCACGAATCCAACTCTCTCTGCAGCGGCATTTTTGGGGAGCGGCTCCCCCTCCGGTACTACCTCACAGCCGGAATGCTGCTCAGCGGCCTTTTCACCTCACTCTTTGGCCTGGGGTATTTCTGGAACATCCACGTGCTCTGGTACTTTGTGCTGGTGCAGGTACGAGCCTCCTCCGTCTTGCACTCGGGGCTCTGTTCCTGCCACAGAAAGATCACAGAGGCTGTGAGTCCTTCCCAGCCGCTCCAGGTCACAGCAGATCCCGACCCAGGCTCCTTTATCACAGTGCGGGGTCCCCTGCCCACAGCCAGGGCGGCCTCGCCAGCTCAGGGAGTCTGCACTGAGCGTCAGCCTGAGGTCTGTGGAGGTGCCTGTGAGGCCCAGTCTCTGCTGTAGGGACCTGGGGTCAGAGGGGCATCAGCTGgtgggtgtgtgcatgcgtgtgaaGGAACAGGGAGCATAGTGTGGATTCTGGagggctcccccatcccagggGCTGCACCACTCAGTCCAGGGGCCTCTGTCCCCCCACTTTCCCTGCAGATCTTCAATGGACTCGTGCAGACCACGGGCTGGCCTGCCGTGGTGAGCTGCGTGGGCAACTGGTTCGGGAAGGGCAAGTGAGTGTGACCAGGGAGGCGGGTGGGCATTGCCTGGGGGTGCTGGGCTGGTGTGGGGGCAGGAGGTCCCTTGTGGCCTCTGATACGATTTTAGGACCAAAGATTAGAAATAAGCCTCTGTCCTGCTGACTCGCACAGGCTGGGATATAAATGTTTTAGTGACTAAAAGCAGTGACTTTTTTCATTGCTGAGGTTTTAATCCTTAAAACCTGCCATCTTCGTTATGCCTTTTCCTCATAATAGATGAGTTTCCATTTtgcatgaaaacaaaaatgaagcctataaaactctgtgtgtgtgtatatatataaatgcatatactcatatattttaatgcatatatatgtatatgtcttatatatttatttatttttcccttgaaCTGGcttttgtgcaaaaaaaaaataaaaagtttcttttgGGCAGAGTTTCTCAGCCCTGGCGCTGTTAACACTGTGGGCTACATCTGGGGCTGTGTAATTCTTTGCTGGGGGGCCGTCCTACACGTTGTAGTGTTTAGCAGCCTCTACCTGCTAGACACCACCAGCACACTCTGGGCTGGATCACCAGAACTCTCCAGACAGTGTCCATGTCCCCTGGGGGCAGTCACCCTTAGCTGAGGCTTTCAGAGTCACAGCCTcagggcaagagaagaaagggTGGGGCTGCGGCCCTGGGACGGAGGGGAGGGAGGGCTTGCTCAGGGAGCTGGCTGGGGAGCAGGACACCACAGGCCTGGCTGTCGCTCACTCGATGCcagccagccctgcccctcctccccgaCTGGGGTCTTCGGGCACGGAGGCTACAGGCAGCCAGCTGTTCGCACTTGGCCTAGGCGGTGTCGGTGAGCCCAGGGCTTCTCTTCTTACGCTTCCTGCTCTtgcctccctgcccccctccccacctcccctccaggCGGGGGCTCATCATGGGCATCTGGAACTCCCATACGTCCGTGGGCAACATCCTGGGCTCCCTGCTGGCTGGCGTGTGGGTGGATCAGCAGTGGGGCCTGTCCTTCGTGGTGCCCGGCGTCATCACCGCCATCATGGGCGTCATCACTTTCTTCTTCCTCATCGAATGTGAGTGGACCcctctccccccatccccacagGGCCAGAGCGAAGCTTCCCAGTTAGGTTCCGGGAGAAGGAGGCTGGTCCCGTGGGGGTCGCAGGGTTGGAGGCCCAGGCGTGTGACTCAGAGGacgacctctctgggcctcgatTTCTCGCATGGGACACCTGCTTTCCTGGGCTGTGGAGAGTGTCTGTGAGACGCATGTCAGGATGCCTGGCAAACGCTGGCTCCTCTGACCCTGAGGCTGGAGAAATGGGTTGGACGGCACCCTCTCCATGCTTGCTGCTTTTTTTCTGGCTCCCTGACAGATGGCCCCTGGAGTCATGGCCATGGTCACTTGTAAGCAAGAGAATGAAAGTCCAAGAGGCTCCCGTGGTTAGGAGACCCAGGCCTCAAAGGTGGTCTCTGGAGCCCTGGCTCCCTCGTGCTAAAAAGTCCACGGGCCCCCTTGGGGGTGTGGGGCTCACACGCCATGCAGGGTGAGGGCCTGGTCTGCTGGCAAGCTTCTTAGAAGGTTTTCCTTTCAGACCCAGAAGACGTGGACTGCTCCCCGCCTCAGCACCACGTGAGTgtggcccccagccccactccaccAGGGGGCTGGTCCCAGAGAGGCCTGGGGAGTTGAGGAGGGGCCTGTGTGTCCAAAGCTGGGCCCACGGGTGGCTCCCTGGCAGGCTGTGAGTCCGGTTCAGGAGGGGGTGCATACCTCATGCAGCTCATCTCACATGGGTTGTCCCTCTAGCTGGTGGGGGAGTGGTATGTGGATGTGCCCCCAGTAAGGGCTCTTCTCTGCTCAGGGTAATCCAGAAGAGAGCCAAGATCAGCCTGAGGACCCCGCGAATGGACCCAGCTGTAACAAAGAGAGCAGCCTGGAATCAGCTGTCACCTGCTCCAAGGAAGCAAGTGCTCAGCCTTCCGCCATCAGCTTCTTCGGGGCCCTGCGCATCCCGGTGAGTCGTCTGTGGaccagaaggaagagagaggctCTCTAGATTTTTCTGCTGGGTCTCAGGAGATGGGGATGCTCAGGGTGATCCATGGTTTTTGGAGTGTCTTTACGTGCAGTGCTTAGGGCGGGGGCCCTCCTGGGGAGGGTCATGTGGCCGGACGTTACCCTAGCATTCAGGCAGCAGGCATGTTGCCGTACCTGAGACTGGAGGTGTTCTAGAGGCTGCTCCGTGTGGTGGGCGGTGGAAAGTGCTGGCACAGGGCTCGGTGGCCGCAGGCCCCAGGCTGTCCTGCCCACCTTCCCATCTGCCCTCTGCTGTGCTCCCAGGGCGTGGTCGAGTTCTCCTTGTGTCTGCTCTTCGCCAAGCTGGTCAGTTACACCTTCCTCTACTGGCTGCCCCTGTACATTTCCAATGTGGGTGAGTACAcggggaggaagaggggagagaggaagggggggCCTCCAAGGAAGAAACCCACCATGAGGTGCTTATGACTCCACGAATAGGCAGGATTTCTGCTGACACTCTCCAAGCACAGAAGGaagattttttctttcatgggaaGCTAAGTTTTGCAGAAACCCTCCTAGTCCCTGACTGATTCCAGCCACTTTTCCTCACTTGGCACTCAGTCGGGGTTAGGAACTCAAATCCTCTCTAACATCTACTCCGGCCTCAAGTGTAGGCAAAACCCCACTTCAGGCCCATTGGCTGGCTCATAGATGGGTGGGATTGGAGGGTCCTGGAGAAACGGTCTGCCTTCTGAATGCCTCCAGGAGTCTCTCAAGCCTTCCCCAGCCCAAGGAAGAGGGCCTGGCAAGCTGCCCCTGCTGCTGGTAGCCTGGTGGGAAACACCGTTCTCTTCCCAGGGGCTGCCGGGATACTTGGGTCATTGATGCCCAGTGCCCAGGTCTGCTGGGCTGCCCACCTTGTGGACTTCCTGTcccctgcctctgtctctgcccAAGGATGGACAGACATATGAGGAGAGGTCACTTCTGTGGTTAGAAAAGGATGTTTGTGTTCTCTTGTCCTGGGTCTCTGGTTTTCCCCAGGTGGGGCTGCTCTATCAAGGAGCAGCTCTGcccccagagcccagagccccAGAGCCCTGCCAGGGTCAAGGACCTCTCAGCAGGGACACCGGCCTCCCTCCAGGGCCCTGGGGGAACAAGCTGCCGTCCACACGGTACACTTGGGCCACAGGATGCCGTTTGGATGAGTCAGGGCCAAATCTCAAGCTGTAAcctgccacctcccaccctcaccctgtcTGCAACTGAGGGGCCTCCCCCAAAGACAGGGCTAGAGGCCAGGGCGGCCCTGTGGACACTGACTCTTTGTTCTGTGGCCTTGATGCTGGCTACAGACCGTGAGTCAACCTTGAGGGCTGGGCTGCCAGTCACACTGCTGGGCGTCCCTCCTTCTAATCCCAGGGCAAGGTCAGGGGCCTGAGGTGCCCATTTTCCTAGTGAGCCTCCTTCCTGGCTCCGTTTATCAGTAGGGAACTCAGAAGGAGGTGACAAGCTCCTGTGCGGGCGTGCTGCTCTGTCAGGGGCGGGCAGGCATGTGGCTGGACGGGCTGAGGCTCAGACAGCGCTGGGGTGCCCCCCGGTGGGACAGGGTCCTTGGGGCCAGATCCCTGTGCTCTCGGAGATCAAGGCCATCCGACGGGAAGAAGGTAGTACGGGCCTGGTGGCCAGAAAGGGCGTCCCGTCCCGAACTGCTGCAGACTCACCTGTGACCTTGGCCAGTCGCTTCCCCCCAGGCCCCCCACTCCTTCTGAAGAAGGGGGCAGTGATCCCGGATCGGGAGTCTGCGGGGACGCTTCCAGCAGTGGCCCTCCACACTGTCTGCCCTGAGTCCCCAGGTCTGAGCACGTGCTTCGTTTTCCACAGTTCACTTCACTGCCAAGGAGGCCGGGGACCTCTCCACGCTGTTCGATGTTGGTGGCATCATAGGTAAGGCCACGCCCTGCCGTGCCTCTCAGCTGGATCCACCTCTTCTCTTGTTGGGTTGCAGACGAGAGGGACAGGTTCCAGCGAGACGTGACCTAGGCAGATGGCAAGGGAAAAGGTGGCATCCTGCCCAGGTGGCCCTCCCGTGAGCCATGGGTACTGGGACGGTTGCAGAGGGAGACACTCTGCTGGCCCGGGGTGCCCCGAGTGGACTGCTGGGGCAGTGCTCGGGGGTCCCCCGTGCCTGGGGCGGCAGTGTGCACATTGTATTCCAGGCGGCATTCTGGCGGGGCTCGTCTCTGACTACATCAATGGCAGGGCCACCACCTGCTGCGTCATGCTGATCTTGGCTGCCCCCATGGTGCGTAGAACCTCAAGGCTGAGGGCCGGGAGCTGTGTGCACGCCCgggcatcacacacacacacccgtctCTTTGCGTGTGTGCAGCCCTGTGCACGGCCAGGGGAGGAGAAGCCAGGATCAGCACAGGGAAAGGGATCCAGACTGAGAATTTTGGAAAAGGACTAGTGGCTCTTTGACCTCAGTTGGAGCGGGGGATGTCAGCTGCTAAACTTCCTGACCAAGGAAAGAATAAGAGGCTGAGGTTTGATAGGAGAGGAGACTTCTGGAGCAAAGGAAAACGATGGATTACTGCATGTTAGACCCTGCCTCCCTGGGACACTTGAGGACCAAGAGGCCAGGGTatgagaggaaagaagggaaagcgGGCTTCTGGGGTTTCCAGTCTTCTGGGCTTCAAGCTAATGGAGGCGGCCCATGGAGAAGCCAGCTTGTGACCCTGCCCCCCTACTTCTCCTCTCTCAGATGTTCCTGTACAACCATGTTGGCCAGAGAGGAATCGGCATCTCCATAGGTAGGGAGCTGGCACTGCCCTGGGGACCACACGAGGCTGGCTTGGGGGCACGGTGGGCAGCCTGGGGAAGTGGAGGTTCTCAGCCTGGAGCCTGGGGGACTCACCTGCTTTGGGGCGGAGGATGATGGTGGCTTCTCCTCTCTAACTGGCCGTCTCCATCACCACCTCAGTCATGCTGCTTATCTGTGGAGCCCTGGTCAACGGCCCTTACGCGCTTATCACCACTGCTGTCTCAGCTGACCTGGTAAGCAGGGCCACCTCGGGGCCTGGCCAGGGGCTCTATCTCCAGGCTCATCTTCCCCACGtctttccccttcccccagcctgCAGAGACGAGATCCTCAAAGTCCTTCAGAGTCCGCCCTGGTTCCCTGTTTCTTCCCAACTCCAAGCCCTCATCACTCCCTTTCCCCGAGCCAGCCCCTTTCTCAGTCGCAGTCCTGCTCAGGGCGCTGCCTCTTAGTTTggcccccacacccacccaccctgaCTCTGCTGTCTCTCCAGGGGACGCACAAGAGCCTGAAGGGCAACGCCAAGGCGCTGTCCACTGTGACAGCCATCATCGATGGCACTGGATCCATAGGTCTGTAACTTTCACCCTGGGCTCTCCCAACAGACCCCCGAGCCTGGTCTTGGGCAGAGTTTTAGGATGGAGGGCACAGCCCCTGCTCTGGGCCCTTCTCTGACACTGTGCTCCGCACAGGTGCGGCTCTAGGGCCTCTGTTGGCCGGGCTCATATCCCCCACGGGCTGGAACAACGTCTTCTACATGCTCATCGCTGCCGACGTCCTGGCCTGCTTGGTAAGAGTTTGGGGGCACACAGATGGGTAGGGGAGGGGTCCCCTCCTGCAGGCCTGGAAGCTGGGGCTCCAAAGTGTCCAGACGATGAGGACCGCTTCCTTTGCACGAAGCACTCTGCCTCCCATGGGTGACCCCTGCAGAATGGCACTGTGAACAGCCAGCCCAGTGGTCACCTAGTGTTAGGGACTGGCCACATGCTCCATGCTTgtgtctccctcccctcctccccacagctcCTCTGCCGGCTGGTGTACAAAGAGATCCTGGCCTGGAAGTCATCCCTGAGCAAAGACAGAGGGTAAGTCCTGCGGAGGGAGCGCTGGGGCCCTGTCCACCCAGCCTCACTCCTCCTGGGAGTGAAATCCATCGCTCGGGGGCTCTGCACAGTCTGAGCCCAACTCCAGCCCAGACCTCAGGGACGTGGCCCGCGGACCCCGAACGTGCCCGTGAGCCCCGGCCCGGCCCCCAGCTCCACTAACCCGTCGTCTATTGTCCCATGTGTCTCCATAGCTCTAATGTGGCCCTAACCCACGCGTGATAGTCTTTTCCTCAAGTCCCATGACTTTTGTGAGTATTTCCTTCAAGTCTGTGACTACTGTGCTCTTAAGAGTGCATGCAaagcctctctctcctccagtgtgatttttctgattttcctgaCTTTTCTGACTTTCGCTTTTTCTTTGGGGGCCAGTTCCAAAGATTCGGACTCTGGGTGGAATATGGTGCTTGGGAAGTATTTCCTCAGAGGCCAGAGCCGCTGGGAAGGTCAGCAGCCTCTCCTTACCGAGAGTGACAGGGTTTGGGACGGGCCCCACCCCCCAGGACAGAGGAGATGGCATCTGGGGAAATAGTTTTTCCTCTGAACTCAGACACTGAGCTGTCTGCACCTCCCAGAGTTCAGAAGCCGAGGGCGTCTGGCCTGTCTGACTGGGGTATGCAGAAAAAAAGCAAGTGCCAAGCGAAGCCTCTGGAACAAAACCCCAAGCTGACCTGAGGCGTGGTCTGCCTGTCGCCCAGCGGTGGTGGGTGcagaggtggctcagacaggcTCGCGGCTGAGCCTGGGCGTGAGAGGCTGGGCCGTGCAGCTGGTGCTGAGGCTGGGAATGTTCTCTCGCAGCCTTTCTGGCTTTCCTTAGGAAGCTCTTGCTCGTGAGAAGCAGCCCGAGCGATGGACAGGGTCTGGATGGTAAATGTGAGGAAGAACCCGCTGGGGACCTGGG containing:
- the SLC37A2 gene encoding glucose-6-phosphate exchanger SLC37A2 isoform X2, whose amino-acid sequence is MRSSLAPGIWFLRAFSRDSKYRAFILLITFLIYTCYHMSRKPISVVKSRLHHNCSEVIQPVNSTHSLNDTTWCNWAPFDKSNYKELLGAVDNAFLVAYAIGMFISGIFGERLPLRYYLTAGMLLSGLFTSLFGLGYFWNIHVLWYFVLVQIFNGLVQTTGWPAVVSCVGNWFGKGKRGLIMGIWNSHTSVGNILGSLLAGVWVDQQWGLSFVVPGVITAIMGVITFFFLIEYPEDVDCSPPQHHGNPEESQDQPEDPANGPSCNKESSLESAVTCSKEASAQPSAISFFGALRIPGVVEFSLCLLFAKLVSYTFLYWLPLYISNVVHFTAKEAGDLSTLFDVGGIIGGILAGLVSDYINGRATTCCVMLILAAPMMFLYNHVGQRGIGISIVMLLICGALVNGPYALITTAVSADLGTHKSLKGNAKALSTVTAIIDGTGSIGAALGPLLAGLISPTGWNNVFYMLIAADVLACLLLCRLVYKEILAWKSSLSKDRGYREM
- the SLC37A2 gene encoding glucose-6-phosphate exchanger SLC37A2 isoform X1, producing MRSSLAPGIWFLRAFSRDSKYRAFILLITFLIYTCYHMSRKPISVVKSRLHHNCSEVIQPVNSTHSLNDTTWCNWAPFDKSNYKELLGAVDNAFLVAYAIGMFISGIFGERLPLRYYLTAGMLLSGLFTSLFGLGYFWNIHVLWYFVLVQIFNGLVQTTGWPAVVSCVGNWFGKGKRGLIMGIWNSHTSVGNILGSLLAGVWVDQQWGLSFVVPGVITAIMGVITFFFLIEYPEDVDCSPPQHHGNPEESQDQPEDPANGPSCNKESSLESAVTCSKEASAQPSAISFFGALRIPGVVEFSLCLLFAKLVSYTFLYWLPLYISNVVHFTAKEAGDLSTLFDVGGIIGGILAGLVSDYINGRATTCCVMLILAAPMMFLYNHVGQRGIGISIVMLLICGALVNGPYALITTAVSADLGTHKSLKGNAKALSTVTAIIDGTGSIGAALGPLLAGLISPTGWNNVFYMLIAADVLACLLLCRLVYKEILAWKSSLSKDRGSNVALTHA